One stretch of Variovorax sp. TBS-050B DNA includes these proteins:
- a CDS encoding dipeptide ABC transporter ATP-binding protein has translation MSTTTTTTATAAAAEPLVVAHDLARTFDVSPPWLNRVLERKPRVLLHAVDGVSFSIERGKTLALVGESGCGKSTVARLLVGLYAPTRGGLRFDGQDAHAAFKAPEGRALRRRIQMIFQDPYASLNPRWIVEDIIGEPLREHGILRGKAELRARVGELLQSVGLSPLDSAKYPHQFSGGQRQRISIARALATQPEFLVCDEPTSALDVSVQAQVLNIMKDLQRARGLTYLFISHNLAVVRHVADQVGVMYLGRLVEVADKQKLFAEPQHPYTRMLLDAIPQMKHTGRARTPVQGEVPNPLNPPTGCAFHPRCPHANARCSAERPALMELRGVRVACHAVEEGRI, from the coding sequence ATGAGCACCACCACCACCACCACCGCCACTGCTGCCGCCGCCGAGCCGCTCGTCGTCGCGCACGACCTGGCTCGCACCTTCGACGTGTCGCCGCCCTGGCTCAACCGCGTGCTCGAGCGCAAGCCGCGCGTGCTTCTGCATGCGGTGGACGGCGTGAGCTTTTCCATCGAGCGCGGCAAGACGCTCGCGCTGGTCGGCGAATCGGGCTGCGGCAAGAGCACCGTGGCGCGCCTGCTGGTCGGCCTCTATGCGCCGACGCGCGGCGGCCTGCGCTTCGATGGGCAGGATGCGCATGCCGCGTTCAAGGCGCCGGAGGGCCGCGCGCTGCGCCGCCGCATCCAGATGATCTTCCAGGACCCCTACGCGAGCCTCAACCCGCGCTGGATCGTCGAGGACATCATCGGCGAGCCGCTGCGCGAGCACGGCATCCTGCGCGGCAAGGCCGAGCTGCGCGCGCGCGTGGGCGAGCTGCTCCAGTCCGTCGGCCTCTCGCCGCTGGACAGCGCCAAGTACCCGCACCAGTTCTCGGGCGGGCAGCGCCAGCGCATCTCGATCGCACGCGCGCTCGCCACGCAGCCCGAGTTCCTCGTGTGCGACGAGCCCACCTCCGCGCTCGACGTGAGCGTGCAGGCCCAGGTGCTCAACATCATGAAGGACCTGCAGCGCGCGCGCGGCCTGACCTACCTCTTCATCTCGCACAACCTCGCGGTGGTGCGGCACGTGGCGGACCAGGTCGGCGTGATGTACCTCGGCCGGCTGGTCGAGGTGGCCGACAAGCAGAAGCTCTTCGCCGAGCCGCAGCATCCGTACACGCGCATGCTGCTGGACGCGATCCCACAGATGAAGCACACCGGCCGCGCGCGCACGCCGGTGCAGGGCGAAGTGCCCAATCCGCTGAACCCGCCCACGGGCTGCGCCTTCCATCCGCGCTGCCCGCATGCCAACGCCCGGTGCTCG